Proteins from a genomic interval of Alphaproteobacteria bacterium:
- the uvrA gene encoding excinuclease ABC subunit UvrA → MAGIIKIRGARENNLKNIDLDIPKNKLVVFTGVSGSGKSSLAFNTIYAEGQRRYVESLSSYARQFLDMQKKPDVDLIEGLAPAISIEQKTTSKNPRSTVGTVTEVYDYLRLLWARIGVPHSPVTGKPIKSQSVAEMVDWTMKIPADTKIFIMAPLVRERKGEYRKELAFLVKQGYQRAIIDGELVDLSAVAPLDKNKKHNIFVIVDRLQMPPTDSDTEEFRSRLYASFEGALRLVPGSVLVRRLDTNEDTLYSQNYACPVSGFTVPKIEPRLFSFNAPMGACQNCDGLGVQLNMSPDLVVPDPSKSILGGAIAPWSRGGMLSQFEHLLDALHKKFKIPLSKPWHTLTSEQKDLVLYGSGDEPIKINWNGFVYEKPYEGVIPNIERRWRESDSEAMRTELAKYQSEKPCPVCHGKRLNIHALCVRINDADIMDVCDMSVDDCLNWFRDLPNHLSQKDNDIARIVLREITDRLYFLQNVGLGYLTLSRMAGTLSGGEAQRIRLASQIGSGLSGVLYVLDEPSIGLHQADNDKLLETLKMLRDKDNTVIVVEHDEDAMRAADYLVDIGRGAGINGGNVIAHGTPAQVIKNKDSITGQYLSGARKIEVPTKRRAGNGKSIVIEGARGNNLKNVTVEFPLGKFIALTGVSGSGKSTLLLNTLYPALMRALYNSKMETGTHDIIRGMENVDKVVDIDQSPIGRSPRSNPATYTGVFGDIRDFFAGLPDAKARGYGPGRFSFNVKGGRCEACQGDGQIKIEMNFLADVYVECDCCRGSRYNEETLAVKYKGKSIADVLNMTVEEAYRFFVNVPKIARKLELLKRVGLDYIKLGQSSLDLSGGEAQRIKLSKELAARSTGETIYILDEPTTGLHFEDIKMLLSVLHELVEQGNTVIVIEHNLEVIKTADWIVDLGPVGGAGGGRVIATGTPEQVADVAESQTGKYLQRYLDKPAKNSKINAKKE, encoded by the coding sequence ATGGCAGGAATAATAAAAATTCGCGGGGCACGCGAAAATAATCTTAAAAATATCGATTTAGACATACCAAAAAATAAGTTGGTTGTCTTTACAGGCGTTTCCGGTTCGGGAAAATCGTCGTTGGCGTTTAATACCATTTATGCCGAAGGCCAGCGCAGATATGTCGAATCGCTGTCCAGTTATGCACGACAGTTCTTGGATATGCAGAAAAAGCCTGATGTGGATTTGATAGAAGGGTTGGCCCCAGCGATTTCAATTGAACAGAAAACAACGTCAAAAAATCCGCGATCGACCGTTGGTACTGTGACCGAGGTTTATGATTACCTGCGATTGTTGTGGGCACGTATTGGTGTGCCGCATTCGCCAGTGACGGGTAAACCCATTAAGTCACAGTCGGTCGCAGAAATGGTCGATTGGACTATGAAAATTCCGGCGGATACAAAAATATTTATAATGGCGCCATTGGTGCGCGAACGCAAAGGCGAATATAGAAAAGAATTGGCGTTCTTGGTCAAGCAGGGGTATCAACGCGCAATTATTGATGGGGAACTGGTGGATTTGTCAGCGGTTGCGCCATTGGATAAAAATAAAAAACATAATATTTTTGTAATTGTTGATCGTTTGCAGATGCCACCGACTGATTCAGATACCGAAGAGTTTCGCTCGCGTTTATATGCGTCGTTTGAAGGGGCATTGCGTCTGGTGCCGGGGTCGGTGTTGGTGCGGCGTTTGGATACGAACGAAGATACACTGTATTCCCAAAATTATGCGTGCCCGGTCAGTGGGTTTACAGTACCAAAAATTGAACCGCGATTGTTTTCATTTAATGCGCCAATGGGGGCGTGTCAGAACTGTGACGGGTTGGGTGTGCAATTGAATATGTCACCGGATTTGGTCGTGCCAGATCCATCAAAGTCAATCCTGGGCGGGGCGATTGCGCCGTGGTCGCGTGGCGGGATGTTAAGTCAGTTCGAACATTTGTTAGACGCGTTACATAAAAAATTCAAGATTCCATTGTCTAAGCCATGGCATACATTGACATCAGAACAAAAAGATTTGGTTTTGTATGGCAGTGGTGATGAACCGATTAAGATAAACTGGAATGGGTTCGTTTATGAAAAACCATACGAAGGTGTTATCCCAAATATCGAACGGCGTTGGCGTGAATCTGATTCCGAGGCAATGCGCACGGAATTGGCAAAGTATCAATCTGAAAAGCCGTGTCCAGTGTGTCATGGTAAACGACTGAATATCCATGCGTTGTGTGTGCGCATAAATGATGCGGATATTATGGATGTTTGTGATATGTCGGTGGATGATTGTTTAAATTGGTTCCGTGATTTGCCAAACCATTTGTCGCAAAAGGATAATGATATTGCACGAATCGTTCTGCGTGAAATAACAGACAGATTATATTTCCTGCAAAACGTGGGGCTGGGGTATTTAACACTGTCGCGGATGGCGGGAACGTTGTCGGGGGGTGAAGCGCAACGAATTCGTTTGGCGTCGCAAATTGGCAGCGGTCTGTCGGGTGTTCTGTATGTGTTGGATGAACCGTCAATCGGATTGCATCAGGCGGATAATGATAAACTGTTGGAAACGTTGAAAATGCTGCGCGACAAGGATAATACCGTTATCGTTGTGGAACATGACGAAGATGCGATGCGTGCGGCGGATTACTTGGTTGATATTGGTCGTGGCGCAGGTATTAACGGTGGTAATGTTATCGCGCATGGTACACCAGCCCAGGTGATTAAGAACAAGGATTCTATAACAGGGCAATATTTATCAGGTGCGCGCAAAATTGAAGTGCCGACAAAACGTCGCGCTGGTAATGGTAAATCGATTGTCATAGAAGGGGCGCGTGGAAATAACCTGAAAAATGTGACAGTTGAATTTCCGTTGGGGAAATTTATCGCACTGACAGGTGTGTCGGGGTCAGGTAAATCGACGTTGTTGCTGAATACATTATATCCAGCTTTAATGCGTGCGCTGTATAATTCTAAAATGGAAACAGGGACGCACGATATTATTCGTGGGATGGAAAATGTAGACAAGGTTGTCGATATCGATCAATCCCCAATTGGGCGCAGCCCACGCAGTAATCCAGCAACATATACCGGTGTGTTTGGTGATATTCGTGATTTCTTTGCGGGATTGCCAGATGCCAAGGCGCGCGGGTATGGGCCGGGACGATTTTCATTTAACGTCAAGGGTGGGCGATGTGAGGCGTGCCAGGGTGATGGCCAGATTAAAATTGAAATGAATTTCTTGGCCGATGTGTATGTTGAATGTGATTGTTGCCGTGGCAGTCGTTATAACGAAGAAACATTGGCGGTTAAGTACAAGGGCAAATCAATCGCAGATGTTTTGAATATGACGGTTGAAGAAGCGTACAGATTCTTTGTTAATGTGCCAAAAATTGCACGTAAATTGGAATTGTTAAAGCGTGTTGGATTGGATTATATTAAATTGGGACAAAGTTCGTTGGATTTGTCCGGGGGCGAAGCACAGCGTATAAAACTGTCCAAAGAATTGGCGGCACGCAGTACAGGCGAAACAATCTATATTTTGGATGAACCAACGACGGGTTTGCACTTTGAGGATATCAAGATGCTGTTGTCTGTTTTGCATGAATTGGTCGAGCAGGGCAATACAGTTATCGTTATTGAACATAATCTGGAAGTAATTAAAACCGCAGACTGGATTGTTGATTTGGGGCCGGTAGGTGGCGCAGGTGGTGGTCGTGTTATTGCAACTGGTACGCCAGAGCAGGTGGCGGATGTGGCAGAATCGCAGACCGGAAAATATTTACAGCGGTATCTGGACAAACCAGCAAAAAATAGTAAAATAAATGCGAAAAAGGAGTAG